The Apodemus sylvaticus chromosome 5, mApoSyl1.1, whole genome shotgun sequence genome has a segment encoding these proteins:
- the Bpifb2 gene encoding BPI fold-containing family B member 2, translated as MAGTCSLGLLLLLLLLLLRAVVTVSLPVIVVQLNKAALDYVSDIGKVPLQQALQVTISDFMDPSSEVLQSTRVQILDVHVPFFYLKFIAGFGVHLSATANFTIKVFRVPEPMELVLPADLLADVHVARDSIGTLVLSVPTCSSIFSSASMLDDSNSTSPELLDLVQEHVKADLNNKLCLRVYGLVQDLNVHLGTLIGLSPVGPESQIRYSTTSKPTITSNYISLDIRATLFLLGKPILLPLHGAHPFVLPWPSGDEGAMATVGLSQHLFDCALLMLQKAGSLNLDITGQLNSKNNPLNTSVLGQLIPEVAHLFPEPTPVVLKVHLGATPVVTLHTSNSTLQLQPFVEVFAAPPNLALQFLFSLDVMVNLDLQLSVSKAKLRGSTSMLGGFQLSVATSNVGSIDMDQVHTLISTVFQKPLLDHLNALLGMGIVLPSVLNLHYVHSEVSVCEGYVVVSSGFAYQR; from the exons ATGGCTGGGACATGCAGTCtaggcctgctgctgctgctgctgctgctgctgttgcggGCCGTGGTCACCGTCTCCTTGCCTGTCATTGTGGTTCAACTCAACAAGGCAGCCCTGGATTATG TGTCAGACATTGGGAAAGTCCCTCTCCAGCAGGCCCTGCAGGTCACTATCTCTGATTTCATGGATCCAAGTAGCGAGGTGCTTCAGTCTACCAG ggtccagattcTGGATGTCCACGTGCCCTTCTTCTACTTGAAGTTCATTGCTGGTTTCGGGGTACATTTATCAGCGACAGCCAATTTCACCATCAAAGTCTTTCG TGTGCCAGAACCTATGGAGCTGGTGCTGCCTGCAGACTTGCTGGCTGATGTGCACGTGGCCCGGGACTCTATTGGGACCCTTGTGCTCAGCGTCCCCACCTGCTCTTCGATCTTCAGTTCAGCCAGCATGCTGGATGACAGTAACAG TACCTCCCCAGAGCTGCTGGACCTGGTGCAGGAGCATGTCAAAGCTGACCTGAACAACAAG CTGTGCTTGCGTGTCTATGGCCTGGTCCAGGACCTCAATGTTCACTTGGGCACTTTAATCG GCCTCAGTCCTGTGGGCCCTGAGTCCCAGATCCGCTACTCCACGACCAGCAAACCCACCATCACCAGTAATTATATATCCCTAGATATCAGA gCTACTCTCTTTCTGCTTGGCAagcccatcctcctgcctctgcatggTGCTCACCCCTTCGTGTTGCCATGGCCTTCGGGTGATGAAGGAGCTATGGCAACTGTGGGGCTCTCCCAGCACCTGTTTGACTGTGCCCTCCTGATGCTTCAGAAGGCCGGTTCGCTCAACCTGGACATCACAGGGCAGCTG AATTCGAAGAACAATCCTCTGAACACCTCCGTGCTGGGCCAGCTCATCCCTGAG GTGGCGCACCTGTTCCCTGAGCCTACGCCAGTGGTACTCAAGGTGCATCTGGGTGCCACACCCGTGGTCACTCTCCACACCAGCAACTCCACTCTGCAGCTGCAGCCCTTCGTGGAGGTCTTTGCTGCACCCCCAAACCTAGCCTTGCAGTTCCTCTTCTCTCTGGATGTG ATGGTGAACCTGGATCTTCAGCTCTCCGTGTCCAAGGCGAAGCTTCGGGGGAGCACATCCATGCTGGG GGGATTCCAGCTCTCTGTGGCCACCTCCAATGTGGGCTCCATTGAT ATGGATCAAGTACACACACTCATAAGCACTGTATTCCAGAAGCCCCTGCTGGATCACCTCAATG CTCTCCTGGGCATGGGGATTGTCCTCCCCAGCGTGCTCAATCTCCACTATGTCCACTCTGAAGTCTCGGTCTGTGAG GGCTATGTTGTGGTATCCAGCGGATTTGCCTACCAGCGCTGA
- the Bpifb6 gene encoding BPI fold-containing family B member 6 produces the protein MLWSLCLVLCSLLAGTQADPGVLLRLGMDIMNHEVQSAMEESHILEKMAAEASNPPPGAKAIKGLSNMKVKDVLEPVITLSFVPGVGIFQCVSTGMTITGKSFTGGNMEINVVLNITATDRLLQDEGTGTPMFRSEGCEVILVSVKTNLPNNKAINKFVDSTLRKVLPGLMCPAIDAVLVYVNKKWINLTDPMPVDQMGTVKYALTSPPTTTASHVQVDFSPVVQLQGGQRIQLAANGSAPEFPEGPAKDSQLLLPATFLTAELALLQKSLEVKLKDKRVGKLPQTTRTLAGFIPQVAKTYHKPKPLLIKVKINKPPKVTMKAGKSLMHLHCSLEMFAARRHGKHPKSLFRLEAHIGLEIHYSVQENLLQMATSLDSLLSLSRESSSIGDFHETELSGFVTDYLQKAYIPVVNDALRVGLPLPDLLAINYNLAELDIVEDALVLGLKME, from the exons ATGCTGTGGAGCCTGTGCCTCGTCCTCTGTAGCCTGCTGGCTGGCACTCAAGCTGACCCTGGGGTTCTTCTGAGGTTGGGCATGGACATTATGAACCATG AGGTCCAGAGCGCCATGGAAGAGAGCCACATCCTGGAGAAGATGGCCGCCGAGGCTAGCAATCCGCCGCCAGGGGCAAAGGCCATTAAAGGCCTCAGCAA TATGAAGGTCAAGGATGTCCTGGAGCCTGTCATCACATTGAGCTTTGTACCAGGAGTGGGCATCTTCCAGTGTGTGTCCACAGGCATGACCATCACTGGCAAGAG CTTCACGGGAGGGAACATGGAGATCAACGTGGTCCTCAACATTACAGCCACCGATCGGCTTCTGCAAGATGAGGGGACAGGCACCCCCATGTTCAGGAGTGAGGGCTGTGAGGTCATCCTGGTCAGCGTGAAGACCAATCTGCCTAACAA CAAGGCCATCAACAAGTTTGTGGACAGTACCCTGCGTAAAGTCCTCCCTGGCCTG ATGTGTCCAGCCATTGATGCTGTCCTGGTATATGTGAACaagaaatggatcaatttgaCTG ATCCCATGCCCGTGGACCAGATGGGCACTGTCAAATATGCCCTGACATCCCCACCAACCACTACAGCTAGCCACGTCCAGGTGGACTTTAGT CCTGTGGTGCAGCTTCAGGGAGGCCAACGTATCCAGCTTGCCGCTAACGGGTCAGCCCCAGAGTTCCCTGAGGGTCCAGCCAAGGACTCGCAGCTGCTGCTCCCAGCCACCTTCCTCACAGCTGAGCTGGCCCTTCTGCAGAAGTCCTTGGAAGTGAAACTCAAGGACAAGAGG GTTGGTAAGCTGCCACAAACCACCAGGACACTAGCTGGCTTCATCCCACAG GTGGCCAAGACATACCACAAACCAAAGCCTTTGCTGATCAAGgtcaagataaacaaaccccccAAGGTTACTATGAAGGCCGGAAAGAGCCTGATGCACCTCCACTGCAGCTTGGAGATGTTTGCAGCGCGTAGACACGGCAAGCACCCGAAGTCACTCTTCCGCTTGGAAGCC CACATTGGACTGGAAATCCACTACTCAGTGCAGGAGAACCTGCTGCAGATGGCCACCTCTCTGGACAG TTTATTGAGCCTGTCCCGGGAATCTTCTTCAATTGGCGATTTCCAC GAGACGGAGTTATCTGGTTTCGTCACTGATTATCTCCAGAAGGCCTACATCCCTGTGGTGAACG ATGCACTCCGTGTTGGGCTTCCACTCCCAGACCTTCTGGCTATCAATTACAACCTGGCTGAGTTGGACATAGTAGAG GATGCCCTGGTGCTGGGCTTGAAGATGGAATGA